Proteins co-encoded in one Acidobacteriota bacterium genomic window:
- a CDS encoding polysaccharide deacetylase family protein produces MSGLVKNIVTHLAFYLKIWKLCFCVCRLRTRQKLLVVFTFHRITDTESSRRHYLNYDRGLDDRVFETQLGRLCKYFKVIDLDEFLAVISGEKQLREHSALLTFDDGDSDFVKYALPVLRRHGCPSVMFVPTAFVDTDRHFWHLRVSNSLHNMGPDGWSALQGDIDGFPERVREIVRHSSLSSEKEKRRTCQQLVDTLDSLDCDTINGVISALERHDGGEYTLGIRCMGWAELRALLAEGVRIQSHGVSHRKLTQLSAREAERELVDSKTELETRLGRSIETVCYPANSFDGDMVGLVVNAGYRAGFTGRPGTCRYPMDAAGRCQIPRLSIWGANKFDVDLYLGKIAIQRILHRLS; encoded by the coding sequence ATGAGCGGGCTCGTAAAGAACATCGTTACGCACCTGGCCTTTTATCTGAAGATCTGGAAGCTCTGCTTCTGTGTTTGCCGCCTCAGGACCAGGCAGAAGCTGCTGGTAGTCTTTACCTTTCACAGAATTACGGACACGGAGTCCTCCCGACGGCATTACCTCAATTACGACCGGGGACTCGATGACCGGGTTTTCGAAACCCAGCTCGGCCGACTCTGTAAGTACTTCAAGGTCATCGACCTGGACGAGTTCCTGGCCGTAATCTCCGGTGAGAAGCAACTGCGCGAGCATTCGGCCCTGCTGACCTTTGACGACGGCGATTCCGACTTCGTGAAGTACGCCCTCCCGGTTCTGCGCCGGCACGGTTGCCCCTCCGTCATGTTCGTCCCCACCGCCTTCGTGGACACCGACAGGCATTTCTGGCACCTCCGTGTATCGAACTCTTTGCACAACATGGGCCCGGACGGCTGGTCGGCCCTGCAAGGTGATATAGACGGGTTTCCCGAGCGCGTCCGGGAGATCGTCAGGCACTCGTCCCTATCCAGCGAGAAGGAAAAGCGCAGGACGTGCCAGCAGCTCGTCGATACCCTTGATTCACTGGATTGCGACACCATCAACGGTGTCATCAGCGCGCTCGAAAGGCACGACGGTGGAGAATATACGCTCGGTATTCGGTGCATGGGCTGGGCCGAACTGCGGGCGCTGCTGGCTGAAGGTGTGCGTATACAGTCGCACGGCGTGTCACACCGAAAGCTCACCCAACTCAGTGCCCGGGAGGCCGAGAGAGAACTGGTGGATTCCAAAACTGAACTGGAAACGCGGCTCGGCAGAAGCATCGAGACGGTCTGTTACCCGGCCAACTCCTTCGACGGCGACATGGTCGGACTCGTAGTGAACGCCGGTTACCGCGCCGGCTTCACGGGCCGGCCCGGCACGTGCCGCTACCCCATGGACGCCGCCGGCAGGTGCCAGATACCGCGCCTGTCCATCTGGGGCGCCAACAAGTTTGACGTCGATCTTTACCTTGGCAAGATCGCTATCCAGAGGATTTTGCACAGACTGTCATGA
- a CDS encoding GNAT family N-acetyltransferase: MSYPIYRADLHKDKRDYINFWKRHFPGWQEQKYDLFYENNPRGQAGCWIARDPEDDSVIGASAVFPRQMLIHGKPKLSGIAGDLAVSTVCRGHGTAKMLQKVLITEYGQLGLAFLYATANVVSERVAQAVGFRIVGRTVRMVKILRSREYIRKYLRLGFLTRAASGLVDWTLKLVSPDTRYKGSTQYTFEILREFDGRFDDLWREASPHYAIIGERTSSFLNWRFAACPYKSFSVFALTAESTGAVVAYIVYHTIHGNNIHIADLFSMRSPDVLNALLSEFIRYQRMQNADTITLCYFGDRTIVDTFKRYGFSPRADNRKIVVHIDPTLPHAAAVMDANNWHYLDGDNDADA, from the coding sequence GACAAGCGGGACTATATCAACTTCTGGAAGCGGCACTTTCCCGGCTGGCAGGAGCAGAAGTACGACCTCTTTTACGAGAACAATCCGCGCGGGCAGGCCGGCTGTTGGATTGCGCGAGACCCCGAGGACGACTCCGTGATCGGAGCCAGCGCCGTCTTCCCCAGGCAGATGCTGATCCACGGCAAACCGAAGCTAAGCGGAATTGCCGGCGATCTGGCAGTGAGCACGGTCTGCAGAGGACATGGAACCGCGAAAATGCTCCAGAAGGTGCTCATCACCGAGTATGGGCAACTTGGGCTGGCCTTCCTGTACGCAACAGCGAACGTGGTTTCCGAGAGAGTCGCTCAGGCCGTAGGCTTCCGGATCGTGGGAAGAACCGTGAGGATGGTCAAAATCCTGCGGTCCCGAGAATACATCCGTAAGTATCTCAGGCTCGGCTTCCTTACGCGGGCCGCGTCGGGTCTCGTCGACTGGACGCTCAAACTGGTGTCACCGGACACGCGCTACAAGGGCAGTACCCAATACACGTTCGAGATTCTCCGTGAGTTCGACGGCCGCTTCGATGACCTCTGGCGGGAGGCCTCGCCGCACTACGCCATCATCGGAGAGAGAACGAGCAGTTTCCTCAACTGGCGATTCGCCGCCTGCCCGTACAAGTCGTTCTCCGTGTTCGCTCTCACCGCTGAATCGACCGGCGCAGTTGTGGCATACATCGTCTATCACACGATTCACGGGAACAACATCCACATTGCCGACCTTTTTTCCATGCGCTCACCAGACGTGCTCAACGCGCTGCTCTCAGAATTTATCCGCTACCAGAGGATGCAAAACGCTGACACGATCACGCTCTGCTATTTCGGCGACAGGACCATAGTGGACACGTTCAAACGGTACGGCTTTTCGCCCAGGGCCGATAACAGAAAAATCGTCGTGCACATAGACCCGACTCTGCCGCACGCGGCGGCGGTCATGGACGCGAACAACTGGCACTATCTTGACGGCGACAATGATGCGGACGCATGA